In Dromiciops gliroides isolate mDroGli1 chromosome 4, mDroGli1.pri, whole genome shotgun sequence, one DNA window encodes the following:
- the LOC122755861 gene encoding retinol dehydrogenase 8-like isoform X1: MAPRTVLITGCSSGIGLALAVRLATDSQGRFKVLATMRDLSCRGPLEEAAGSALGQTLEIGQLDVCDEGSITRCLNKLPGQYVDILVSNAGIGLIGPLESLSLDDMRQVMDTNFFGLVQLVRALMPAMKRQRRGHIVVISSIMGLQGIMFNDIYAASKFAVEGFCESLLVQALRFNISVTLVEPGPVTSEFEGKLYSGVEQVDCVGTDSETADIFTRIYLPNSRALFASLSQSPEDVAEHTLKVICARRPPFRHQTNPAYTPMLALKRADPSGELAGAAFYSLVFRHGPLLRASLHAVRLCRWKARKLRQALRLLGLR, from the exons ATGGCTCCCAGAACAGTCCTCATCACTGGCTGTTCCTCAGGCATCGGGTTGGCACTGGCCGTGAGACTGGCCACCGATTCCCAGGGCCGCTTCAAAG TGCTGGCCACCATGAGAGACCTGAGTTGCCGAGGACCCCTAGAGGAAGCAGCTGGATCAGCTCTGGGACAAACTCTAGAGATTGGGCAACTGGACGTCTGTGATGAGGGCTCCATCACCCGATGCCTGAATAAGCTTCCGGGGCAATATGTGGACATCCTTG TCAGTAATGCAGGCATAGGGCTCATCGGGCCACTTGAGTCACTGTCCCTGGATGACATGCGCCAGGTCATGGACACCAATTTCTTTGGGTTGGTGCAGCTGGTCCGGGCACTGATGCCTGCAATGAAGCGCCAACGACGGGGGCACATCGTGGTCATCAGCAGCATCATGGGCTTGCAGG GCATCATGTTCAATGACATCTATGCAGCTTCCAAATTCGCTGTGGAGGGTTTCTGTGAGAGTCTCCTGGTCCAGGCTCTTCGGTTCAACATTTC GGTAACACTGGTAGAGCCAGGCCCTGTGACCTCAGAGTTCGAGGGAAAGCTGTATTCCGGGGTGGAGCAGGTGGACTGTGTCGGCACTGACTCGGAGACTGCAGACATCTTTACCCGAATCTACTTGCCCAACTCCCGGGCTCTCTTTGCTAGCCTGAGCCAGAGCCCTGAGGATGTGGCCGAG CACACCCTGAAGGTTATCTGTGCCCGCCGCCCACCCTTCCGCCACCAAACGAACCCGGCCTACACGCCTATGCTGGCCCTGAAGCGTGCGGACCCGTCGGGGGAACTGGCGGGGGCCGCCTTCTACAGCCTAGTCTTCCGTCACGGGCCGCTGCTGCGAGCCAGCCTTCACGCCGTGCGCCTCTGCCGCTGGAAGGCGCGCAAGCTCCGCCAGGCTCTACGCCTGCTCGGTCTCCGCTGA
- the LOC122755861 gene encoding retinol dehydrogenase 8-like isoform X2, whose amino-acid sequence MRDLSCRGPLEEAAGSALGQTLEIGQLDVCDEGSITRCLNKLPGQYVDILVSNAGIGLIGPLESLSLDDMRQVMDTNFFGLVQLVRALMPAMKRQRRGHIVVISSIMGLQGIMFNDIYAASKFAVEGFCESLLVQALRFNISVTLVEPGPVTSEFEGKLYSGVEQVDCVGTDSETADIFTRIYLPNSRALFASLSQSPEDVAEHTLKVICARRPPFRHQTNPAYTPMLALKRADPSGELAGAAFYSLVFRHGPLLRASLHAVRLCRWKARKLRQALRLLGLR is encoded by the exons ATGAGAGACCTGAGTTGCCGAGGACCCCTAGAGGAAGCAGCTGGATCAGCTCTGGGACAAACTCTAGAGATTGGGCAACTGGACGTCTGTGATGAGGGCTCCATCACCCGATGCCTGAATAAGCTTCCGGGGCAATATGTGGACATCCTTG TCAGTAATGCAGGCATAGGGCTCATCGGGCCACTTGAGTCACTGTCCCTGGATGACATGCGCCAGGTCATGGACACCAATTTCTTTGGGTTGGTGCAGCTGGTCCGGGCACTGATGCCTGCAATGAAGCGCCAACGACGGGGGCACATCGTGGTCATCAGCAGCATCATGGGCTTGCAGG GCATCATGTTCAATGACATCTATGCAGCTTCCAAATTCGCTGTGGAGGGTTTCTGTGAGAGTCTCCTGGTCCAGGCTCTTCGGTTCAACATTTC GGTAACACTGGTAGAGCCAGGCCCTGTGACCTCAGAGTTCGAGGGAAAGCTGTATTCCGGGGTGGAGCAGGTGGACTGTGTCGGCACTGACTCGGAGACTGCAGACATCTTTACCCGAATCTACTTGCCCAACTCCCGGGCTCTCTTTGCTAGCCTGAGCCAGAGCCCTGAGGATGTGGCCGAG CACACCCTGAAGGTTATCTGTGCCCGCCGCCCACCCTTCCGCCACCAAACGAACCCGGCCTACACGCCTATGCTGGCCCTGAAGCGTGCGGACCCGTCGGGGGAACTGGCGGGGGCCGCCTTCTACAGCCTAGTCTTCCGTCACGGGCCGCTGCTGCGAGCCAGCCTTCACGCCGTGCGCCTCTGCCGCTGGAAGGCGCGCAAGCTCCGCCAGGCTCTACGCCTGCTCGGTCTCCGCTGA
- the GRB7 gene encoding growth factor receptor-bound protein 7 isoform X2: MDLDLSLPHPASSSDDPSPEPGTPPGTPPESDAHLPGELKRSQPLPIQASRKLREEELRASSLPAIPNPFPELCSPPSQSPILGAPSSGRSFLSRDSSCPHVVKVYSEDGACRSVEVAADATARHVCEMLVQRAHALSDESWGLVECHPNLALERGLEDHESVVEVQAAWPVGGDSRFVFRKNFAKYELFKSSPHSLFPEVMVSSCVDANAHMTHEELIQNFLNAGSCPEIQGFLQLRGSGRKLWKRFYCFLRRSGLYCSTKGTSKDPRHLQYVADVNESNVYLVTQGRKLYGMPTDFGFCVKPNKLRSPKGLRVFCSEDEKSRSCWVAAFRLFKYGMQLYKNYQQVQSRRIRPSWFGTTPLRSVSDNTLVAMDFSGHAGRVIENPREALSAALEEAQAWRKKTNHRYSLPTPCPGSTLSSAIHRSQPWFHGRISREDTQRLIGQQGLVDGVFLVRESQRNPQGFVLSLCHLQKVKHYLILPSEEEGRLYFSMDEGQTRFTDLLQLVEFHQLNRGILPCLLRHCCTRVAL; this comes from the exons ATGGACCTGGATCTGTCCCTGCCCCACCCTGCCAGCTCCTCAGATGACCCAAGCCCTGAGCCTGGGACCCCTCCTGGAACCCCCCCAGAGTCTGATGCTCACCTTCCTGGGGAACTGAAGAGATCCCAGCCCCTTCCCATCCAGGCCAGCAG gaaACTCAGGGAAGAAGAGCTCCGAGCCTCGTCTCTGCCCGCCATCCCTAACCCTTTCCCTGAGCTCTGCAGTCCTCCTTCTCAGTCACCCATCCTGGGGGCCCCCTCCTCAGGGCGCAGCTTCCTCTCAAGAGACAGCAGCTGCCCCCAT GTGGTGAAGGTGTACAGCGAAGACGGGGCATGCCGGTCCGTGGAAGTGGCGGCAGATGCCACAGCCCGACACGTGTGTGAAATGTTGGTGCAGCGGGCACACGCCCTGAGCGATGAGAGTTGGGGGCTGGTTGAATGCCATCCCAACCTGGCCCTGG AGCGGGGGCTGGAGGATCATGAATCAGTGGTGGAGGTCCAGGCTGCCTGGCCTGTTGGGGGAGATAGTCGTTTTGTCTTTCGAAAAAACTTTGCCAAATATGAACTATTCAAGAGCTCCCCA CACTCCCTGTTCCCAGAAGTAATGGTCTCCAGTTGTGTAGATGCCAATGCTCACATGACCCATGAGGAGCTCATCCAG AACTTCCTGAACGCAGGGAGCTGCCCTGAAATCCAGGGTTTCCTCCAGCTTCGGGGATCAGGACGCAAGCTCTGGAAACGTTTCTACTGCTTCCTCCGCCGCTCTGGTCTCTACTGTTCCACCAAGGGCACCTCCAAG GACCCCCGGCATCTACAGTATGTGGCTGATGTAAATGAGTCCAATGTGTACCTAGTGACCCAGGGCAGAAAGCTCTATGGGATGCCTACTGATTTTGGCTTTTGTGTCAAG CCTAACAAACTTCGCAGCCCAAAAGGACTGCGAGTCTTCTGCAGCGAAGATGAAAAGAGCCGCAGCTGCTGGGTGGCTGCCTTCCGACTCTTCAAG TATGGAATGCAACTTTACAAGAATTACCAGCAGGTGCAATCCCGACGAATTCGCCCCTCCTGGTTTGGTACTACACCCCTG aggAGCGTCTCAGACAATACTCTAGTGGCCATGGACTTCTCTGGTCATGCTGGACGGGTAATTGAGAATCCCAGAGAGGCTCTGAGTGCAGCACTGGAAGAAGCCCAAGCCTGGAGG AAGAAGACCAATCACAGATATAGCCTGCCTACTCCTTGCCCAGGCAGCACCCTCAGCTCAG CCATTCACCGCTCCCAACCCTGGTTCCATGGCCGCATCTCTCGGGAGGATACTCAGAGGCTCATTGGACAACAGGGCCTGGTTGATGG AGTGTTTCTTGTACGAGAGAGTCAGCGCAACCCCCAAGGTTTTGTCCTGTCCTTGTGTCACTTGCAGAAGGTGAAACACTACCTCATCCTTCCA AGTGAGGAAGAGGGCCGCCTCTACTTCAGCATGGATGAAGGGCAGACACGTTTTACTGACCTCTTGCAGCTGGTGGAGTTCCATCAGCTCAACCGAGGCATCCTACCTTGCCTGCTTCGTCACTGCTGCACCCGAGTGGCCCTCTGA
- the GRB7 gene encoding growth factor receptor-bound protein 7 isoform X1 produces the protein MMSSGQYRNPIPVPLMADVMDLDLSLPHPASSSDDPSPEPGTPPGTPPESDAHLPGELKRSQPLPIQASRKLREEELRASSLPAIPNPFPELCSPPSQSPILGAPSSGRSFLSRDSSCPHVVKVYSEDGACRSVEVAADATARHVCEMLVQRAHALSDESWGLVECHPNLALERGLEDHESVVEVQAAWPVGGDSRFVFRKNFAKYELFKSSPHSLFPEVMVSSCVDANAHMTHEELIQNFLNAGSCPEIQGFLQLRGSGRKLWKRFYCFLRRSGLYCSTKGTSKDPRHLQYVADVNESNVYLVTQGRKLYGMPTDFGFCVKPNKLRSPKGLRVFCSEDEKSRSCWVAAFRLFKYGMQLYKNYQQVQSRRIRPSWFGTTPLRSVSDNTLVAMDFSGHAGRVIENPREALSAALEEAQAWRKKTNHRYSLPTPCPGSTLSSAIHRSQPWFHGRISREDTQRLIGQQGLVDGVFLVRESQRNPQGFVLSLCHLQKVKHYLILPSEEEGRLYFSMDEGQTRFTDLLQLVEFHQLNRGILPCLLRHCCTRVAL, from the exons ATGTCATGGACCTGGATCTGTCCCTGCCCCACCCTGCCAGCTCCTCAGATGACCCAAGCCCTGAGCCTGGGACCCCTCCTGGAACCCCCCCAGAGTCTGATGCTCACCTTCCTGGGGAACTGAAGAGATCCCAGCCCCTTCCCATCCAGGCCAGCAG gaaACTCAGGGAAGAAGAGCTCCGAGCCTCGTCTCTGCCCGCCATCCCTAACCCTTTCCCTGAGCTCTGCAGTCCTCCTTCTCAGTCACCCATCCTGGGGGCCCCCTCCTCAGGGCGCAGCTTCCTCTCAAGAGACAGCAGCTGCCCCCAT GTGGTGAAGGTGTACAGCGAAGACGGGGCATGCCGGTCCGTGGAAGTGGCGGCAGATGCCACAGCCCGACACGTGTGTGAAATGTTGGTGCAGCGGGCACACGCCCTGAGCGATGAGAGTTGGGGGCTGGTTGAATGCCATCCCAACCTGGCCCTGG AGCGGGGGCTGGAGGATCATGAATCAGTGGTGGAGGTCCAGGCTGCCTGGCCTGTTGGGGGAGATAGTCGTTTTGTCTTTCGAAAAAACTTTGCCAAATATGAACTATTCAAGAGCTCCCCA CACTCCCTGTTCCCAGAAGTAATGGTCTCCAGTTGTGTAGATGCCAATGCTCACATGACCCATGAGGAGCTCATCCAG AACTTCCTGAACGCAGGGAGCTGCCCTGAAATCCAGGGTTTCCTCCAGCTTCGGGGATCAGGACGCAAGCTCTGGAAACGTTTCTACTGCTTCCTCCGCCGCTCTGGTCTCTACTGTTCCACCAAGGGCACCTCCAAG GACCCCCGGCATCTACAGTATGTGGCTGATGTAAATGAGTCCAATGTGTACCTAGTGACCCAGGGCAGAAAGCTCTATGGGATGCCTACTGATTTTGGCTTTTGTGTCAAG CCTAACAAACTTCGCAGCCCAAAAGGACTGCGAGTCTTCTGCAGCGAAGATGAAAAGAGCCGCAGCTGCTGGGTGGCTGCCTTCCGACTCTTCAAG TATGGAATGCAACTTTACAAGAATTACCAGCAGGTGCAATCCCGACGAATTCGCCCCTCCTGGTTTGGTACTACACCCCTG aggAGCGTCTCAGACAATACTCTAGTGGCCATGGACTTCTCTGGTCATGCTGGACGGGTAATTGAGAATCCCAGAGAGGCTCTGAGTGCAGCACTGGAAGAAGCCCAAGCCTGGAGG AAGAAGACCAATCACAGATATAGCCTGCCTACTCCTTGCCCAGGCAGCACCCTCAGCTCAG CCATTCACCGCTCCCAACCCTGGTTCCATGGCCGCATCTCTCGGGAGGATACTCAGAGGCTCATTGGACAACAGGGCCTGGTTGATGG AGTGTTTCTTGTACGAGAGAGTCAGCGCAACCCCCAAGGTTTTGTCCTGTCCTTGTGTCACTTGCAGAAGGTGAAACACTACCTCATCCTTCCA AGTGAGGAAGAGGGCCGCCTCTACTTCAGCATGGATGAAGGGCAGACACGTTTTACTGACCTCTTGCAGCTGGTGGAGTTCCATCAGCTCAACCGAGGCATCCTACCTTGCCTGCTTCGTCACTGCTGCACCCGAGTGGCCCTCTGA